In Humulus lupulus chromosome 6, drHumLupu1.1, whole genome shotgun sequence, a single genomic region encodes these proteins:
- the LOC133782733 gene encoding axial regulator YABBY 5 — MSSCSVDVAPEQLCYIPCNFCNIVLAVSVPCSSLFDIVTVRCGHCTNLWSVNMAAAFQSLSWQQDHHVQAQNYNYNNGAPDYRIDSGSSSRCNINTRLAMRAPTTTNITEERVVNRPPEKRQRVPSAYNQFIKEEIQRIKANNPDISHREAFSTAAKNWAHFPHIHFGLMLKTNNQTKLDNGSEKHLMPSRAALLNK, encoded by the exons ATGTCGAGCTGCAGCGTTGATGTTGCGCCTGAGCAACTCTGCTACATCCCCTGCAACTTTTGCAATATCGTTCTCGCG gTGAGTGTTCCATGCAGCAGCCTGTTCGACATAGTGACCGTCCGATGCGGGCACTGCACCAATCTATGGTCCGTGAATATGGCCGCTGCGTTTCAGTCACTGTCCTGGCAACAAGACCATCATGTccag GCACAAAATTACAACTACAATAATGGTGCTCCAGATTATCGGATTGACTCGGGGTCTTCATCCAGATGCAACATTAACACTAGGCTTGCTATGAGGGCTCCCACTACTACTAACATCACTGAAGAGAGGGTTGTCAATCGAC CTCCCGAGAAGAGGCAGCGAGTCCCGTCTGCATATAACCAGTTTATAAA ggaGGAGATTCAAAGAATCAAGGCTAATAATCCAGATATCAGCCATAGGGAAGCTTTTAGCACTGCTGCTAAAAAT TGGGCACATTTTCCCCATATCCATTTTGGACTGATGTTGAAGACCAACAATCAGACTAAGCTGGACAAT GGATCTGAGAAGCATCTTATGCCATCAAGGGCTGCGCTCCTAAATAAATGA
- the LOC133782732 gene encoding nuclear pore complex protein NUP1, translating into METCAETTSYGEQRGAGGKLKRPTRKPPSTPYSRPPAPPSEADRGQRRWLSKLVDPACRLITGGASLFFPTFFSKSPTIPATSEHHENQEAEIVVQEEANGDNQNDIVNHELSRTTGVVGPERAADVSENISDLVLHNQDKGDDLPYESGLSEIEKLLKGKKFSRDEVNHLMLIINSRAAEVPNVDKEKEFQSTASGVAAVSHEIVSTPSDRNQRDFHGSLWKTSTPLPKSAMPDDVCASPIDIAKAYMGSRTLETGNSAKGMILKDERSSLYGADFVSKPFISSPSPKPSACWPGAMLQDERDHLTPQSQSGRYGLHNFPRTPYSRTIFSKSKSKLTHSQGDNDKWMRPSTSLQTSQTPVYGQVNSRSNALEDNHGSIGPVRRSRNRFSPQTPGTQHRLATQTPGTQHRLSTQSPGTQTPLRGSGFEPSLIGPSRVENSSTSQGFLPAFKRSVEPRETISGSQFRSADRKNHSSDVGVPTVHPHSSQIARTILDHIDRNPPTPKDKSQELRLAFEWKKPASSSVPSINSNEHTSKNSLLNVTGLESHKILNDQNKPAQDTSDKSNSLFMFPRQESTVTLVDTISNPRSNVFLSHGVDGVSQIKNSHEEVTKITPSQVVNLQKKPAASGTKPLLANISIDKPNSNWKFSSNQSSGFTFPVSTVSGVSSEPPTPSIMPSFSANSQHQPKHEPVVPSYTFGSSTTTMPSLVFSFPSTSSSAIQNDTSDIKFSFGSDKPRLSFGSMKKDAICY; encoded by the exons ATGGAGACTTGTGCCGAAACCACGTCGTATGGAGAACAACGCGGTGCCGGAGGTAAGCTCAAGAGGCCGACTCGCAAGCCACCGTCAACTCCGTACTCCCGTCCTCCGGCGCCGCCGAGCGAAGCCGATAGGGGTCAGCGCCGATGGTTGTCCAAGCTTGTTGATCCCGCTTGCCGCCTCATCACTGGCGGCGCCTCCCTCTTCTTTCCGACTTTTTTCTCAAAATCACCCACCATTCCTGCCACTTCGGAACATCACG AGAATCAGGAGGCTGAGATTGTGGTGCAAGAGGAGGCCAATGGTGACAATCAAAATGACATCGTAAAT CATGAGCTGTCCAGAACAACTGGAGTAGTAGGTCCTGAAAGAGCAGCAGATGTTTCAGAGAACATTTCTGATTTGGTTCtacacaaccaagataaaggagaTGACCTGCCCTATGAGAGTGGGCTTTCTGAAATTGAAAAGTTATTAAAGGGGAAAAAGTTTTCAAG GGATGAAGTAAATCATCTAATGCTAATAATAAATTCAAGGGCCGCTGAAGTTCCAAATGTGGATAAAGAAAAGGAGTTCCAAAGTACTGCGTCCGGGGTGGCTGCAGTATCTCATGAAATTGTCAGTACACCATCTGATAGAAATCAGAGAGATTTTCATGGTTCTTTATGGAAAACTTCAACACCCCTTCCCAAATCGGCG ATGCCAGATGATGTTTGTGCTTCACCAATAGATATTGCGAAAGCATACATGGGAAGCCGAACATTAGAAACAGGCAATTCTGCTAAGGGAATGATTTTAAAAGATGAAAGGAGTTCATTATATGGTGCTGACTTTGTGTCAAAGCCATTTATTTCATCACCTTCTCCTAAGCCATCTGCATGCTGGCCAGGTGCCATGCTACAGGATGAGCGTGATCATCTAACCCCCCAAAGTCAAAGTGGAAGATATGGGCTTCACAATTTTCCACGAACCCCGTACTCGAGAACAATCTTTTCAAAGTCTAAGTCTAAG TTAACGCACTCACAAGGTGATAATGATAAATGGATGAGACCATCTACTTCTCTGCAAACATCCCAAACACCTGTATATGGGCAG GTGAACTCAAGGAGTAATGCATTGGAGGATAACCATGGATCAATAGGACCAGTTCGTAGGTCAAGAAATAGATTTAGTCCACAAACTCCCGGTACACAGCATAGACTTGCTACACAAACTCCTGGTACTCAACACAGACTTTCTACACAAAGTCCTGGTACTCAAACACCTCTCAGAGGATCTGGTTTTGAACCATCTTTGATTGGGCCATCAAGGGTTGAAAATTCCAGTACTTCTCAAGGGTTCTTGCCAGCTTTTAAAAGAAGTGTTGAACCAAGAGAAACAATTAGCGGCTCCCAATTTCGTTCAGCTGACAGGAAGAATCACAGTTCTGATGTAGGTGTCCCAACTGTTCATCCACATTCTAGTCAGATCGCTAGGACAATCTTGGATCATATAGACAGAAACCCGCCCACTCCCAAGGACAAGTCACAAGAGTTGAGGCTAGCTTTTGAATGGAAGAAACCTGCTTCTTCCAGTGTCCCTTCAATTAATTCAAATGAACACACGTCCAAGAATAGCTTACTGAATGTAACAGGGTTGGAATCTCATAAGATACTGAATGACCAGAATAAACCTGCTCAAGATACTTCTGATAAGAGCAATTCACTTTTTATGTTTCCGCGTCAGGAAAGTACTGTAACATTGGTTGATACTATATCCAATCCTCGGTCAAATGTTTTCCTTAGCCATGGGGTTGATGGAGTGTCTCAAATAAAAAATTCACACGAG GAGGTCACCAAGATTACCCCCTCTCAGGTGGTAAACTTACAAAAGAAGCCTGCAGCTTCAGGGACTAAGCCTCTTTTGGCTAATATCTCCATTGACAAGCCTAACTCGAACTGGAAATTTTCATCCAATCAAAGCTCTGGGTTTACTTTTCCTGTTTCTACAGTCTCTGGAGTGAGCTCCGAGCCACCAACGCCATCAATCATGCCATCGTTCTCAGCAAATAGTCAGCATCAGCCCAAACATGAACCTGTCGTTCCTTCATACACCTTTGGCTCATCAACAACCACGATGCCATCCCTTGTATTTTCTTTCCCTTCCACAAGCAGTTCTGCAATCCAAAATGACACTTCAGACATTAAGTTCAGCTTTGGCTCGGATAAGCCCAGGTTATCTTTCGGTTCAATGAAGAAAGATGCCATCTGCTATTAA